From the Prochlorococcus marinus str. AS9601 genome, the window CAGTTAAAGACAATTAGTTAATTTTGGTGAGCATTAGCTTAATAGAAGTTAGCAACAAGGATCCATGATTTAGGTGCGTTTTTAACTTCAGTAAAAAATATAAGTAAGAGATAAAAGAGGGCTTATTTAAGCCCTCTTTTTTTATTAAGATGACTTTCTTTTAATTTTATAGATAATGATTAAAGTAATAAAATTTTAAAATGGTTCAATATTATTGCCCATATTGCAATCCTAAATATCAATTTCAAAAACAATCGTCTAATGGTACTTTAATTTGTGGCTTGTGTGGAGAGGATCTTATAAAAAAACCATTTATTAGGTTGAACCAGATAATTGCTTTAGTTGCCGCATCATCATTACTTCTACCGTTAATATATACTTTTATTTTTTTAATTAAAAATCAAATAAATCCTCCTAATAAAAATTATCAAGCAAATAGTACTTTAATGATAATTATCAAAGAAAAACTTTCATAAAACAATTTAAAAAATCTAGAGAGGTTAACCCCTACATAGTGATTTATTTAAACAAGAATTTTTACTCTCAATATTTATTCGATCATCAATATTTTTTAATTTGTTTTTATTACTTATTACTTTAACTTTTTGGCCGCAATGTTCTTTGCAACCACCATTAAATAAATTATGTGCATATAAACTGGAACTATTCGTAAGTAATAAAAGAAAAATTATTTTATAAATTTGATTAAAATATGAAATCATTTTTTATTATGATTTTCCAATAATTAGTAAATAAATAATATCAGTTAATTCCAAGGAGTGTTTATAAGTCCCCAGATATCGAAGAAGAAAAATAAAACTGCAATAACAACAAGATCCCATGCTCTTTCCCTAAAAGCCCAAGGTGCAATAAAAACTTCCCCAAGTCCGTGAAGTGCCGCCCCTACTGGTAGATGATCAAGAACCAGCAAACTATGAGAGAGGATAAAAAGAAAGCTTGCGAAATATCTAAAAAAAACAAATTGCCAATTACTAGAACTCATGCTTTTTAGATTTTTAAGAAATATACTTCAATGATCAAAATAATGATATAGATCTAGTCAAGAGATATTATTTTTGGTAGCCATAAATACGAATAAAGATATAAAGCTAAAGTAAAAGTTACTAAACGATGAAATATATGTTTTCAAGTTATCAGCCTAAAAATAGTTTTGATGAATACTTTAAGGACAATGTAAACTCTGCTAGAGAAATATTGATTCCACTTCTTTCATCTTTAGATAATATGGGACTTGAAGAATTAAACAGGAATCACTCTGCCGCAAAAAAATTATTACTAAGACATGGTGCAACTTTTAGATTAAACGATACTGGTTTAAAAGGTACTGAGAGAATATTACCTTTTGATCCACTTCCCAGAATAATTAGTAAAGATGATTGGGTAACGTTAGAAAAAGGCCTAAAACAAAGGCTTGAGGCAATAGATTTATTCCTAGATGATATTTATAATTCTCAAAAAATAATAAATGATGGAATAATTCCAAGAGAATTAATAGAGAGTTCAGAAGGTTGGAGACCTCAGATGATAGGTTTCAAACCTCCACTAAATAAATGGTGTCAAATTTCGGGACTTGATTTAATAAGGGATAGAAAAGGAGATTGGCATGTTTTAGAAGATAATTTAAGGTGCCCTTCTGGGGTTGCTTATTTTTTAGAAAATAGATTAGTTATGAAAAATATTTTTCCTAATCTTTTCTCAGGAAGAATAGTAAAACCAATTGATGAATATCCATCATATCTTTTAAAAACGCTTCAAGAACTTGCTGTTTGGACTGACACTCCCAAGATAGTTCTACTAACTCCAGGAATTTTTAATAGTGCTTATTTTGAACATAGTTATCTAGCGCAAGAAATGGGCATCCAACTAGTTCAAGGTCATGACTTAGTTTGTAATGATGATTATGTATATTTAAAAACTACCTCTGGATTAAAAAGAGTAGATGTCATTTACAGGCGAATTGATGATGATTTCTTAGATCCTCTTAATTTCAGAAAAGATTCCTGCCTTGGTGTCAGCGGATTACTTGATGTTTTTAAGGCAGGTCATGTTGCTTTAGCAAATGCACCTGGTACTGGAATAGCAGATGACAAAATGATTTATTCATTTGTTCCAAAAATGATTAAATATTATCTTGATGAAGAAATTATTATTAAAAATGTAGAAACGTATATTTGTCATTACCAAAAGGATCGAGAATATGTTCTAGAAAATTTATCAAAACTTGTTGTTAAGTCTGTAGCAGAAGCCGGTGGTTATGGAATGTTAATTGGACCTCACTC encodes:
- a CDS encoding circularly permuted type 2 ATP-grasp protein, with product MKYMFSSYQPKNSFDEYFKDNVNSAREILIPLLSSLDNMGLEELNRNHSAAKKLLLRHGATFRLNDTGLKGTERILPFDPLPRIISKDDWVTLEKGLKQRLEAIDLFLDDIYNSQKIINDGIIPRELIESSEGWRPQMIGFKPPLNKWCQISGLDLIRDRKGDWHVLEDNLRCPSGVAYFLENRLVMKNIFPNLFSGRIVKPIDEYPSYLLKTLQELAVWTDTPKIVLLTPGIFNSAYFEHSYLAQEMGIQLVQGHDLVCNDDYVYLKTTSGLKRVDVIYRRIDDDFLDPLNFRKDSCLGVSGLLDVFKAGHVALANAPGTGIADDKMIYSFVPKMIKYYLDEEIIIKNVETYICHYQKDREYVLENLSKLVVKSVAEAGGYGMLIGPHSTTSEIEEFANKIKNNPRNFIAQPTLELSTVPSLCDGELYPCHVDLRPYILRGKDSWVSPGGLTRVALKKGSLVVNSSQGGGCKDTWVVGK